The Pan troglodytes isolate AG18354 chromosome 1, NHGRI_mPanTro3-v2.0_pri, whole genome shotgun sequence genome includes a region encoding these proteins:
- the ACADM gene encoding medium-chain specific acyl-CoA dehydrogenase, mitochondrial isoform X4, which translates to MPIIIAGNDQQKKKYLGRMTEEPLMCAYCVTEPGAGSDVAGIKTKAEKKGDEYIINGQKMWITNGGKANWYFLLARSDPDPKAPANKAFTGFIVEADTPGIQIGRKELNMGQRCSDTRGIVFEDVKVPRENVLIGDGAGFKVAMGAFDKTRPVVAAGAVGLAQRALDEATKYALERKTFGKLLVEHQAISFMLAEMAMKVELARMSYQRAAWEVDSGRRNTYYASIAKAFAGDIANQLATDAVQILGGNGFNTEYPVEKLMRDAKIYQIYEGTSQIQRLIVAREHIDKYKN; encoded by the exons GCTTATTGTGTAACAGAACCTGGAGCAGGCTCTGATGTAGCTGGTATAAAGACcaaagcagaaaagaaaggagaTGAGTATATTATTAATGGTCAGAAGATGTGGATAACCAACGGAGGAAAAGCTAATTG GTATTTTTTATTGGCACGTTCTGATCCAGATCCTAAAGCTCCTGCTAATAAAGCCTTTACTGGATTCATTGTGGAAGCAGATACCCCAGGAATTCAGATTGGGAGAAAG GAATTAAACATGGGCCAGCGATGTTCAGATACTAGAGGAATTGTCTTCGAAGATGTGAAAGTGCctagagaaaatgttttaattggtGACGGAGCTGGTTTCAAAGTTGCAATGGGAGCTTTTGATAAAACCAGACCTGTA gTAGCTGCTGGTGCTGTTGGATTAGCACAAAGAGCTTTGGATGAAGCTACCAAGTATGCCCTGGAAAGGAAAACTTTCGGAAAGCTACTTGTAGAG cACCAAGCAATATCATTTATGCTGGCTGAAATGGCAATGAAAGTTGAACTAGCTAGAATGAGTTACCAGAGAGCAGCTTGGGAGGTTGATTCTGGTCGTCGAAATACCTATTATGCTTCTATTGCAAAGGCATTTGCTGGAGATATTGCAAATCAGTTAGCTACTGATGCTGTGCAGATACTTGGAGGCAATGGATTTAATACAGAATATCCTGTAGAAAAACTAATGAGGGATGCCAAAATCTATCAG ATTTATGAAGGTACTTCACAAATTCAAAGACTTATTGTAGCCCGTGAACACATTgacaagtacaaaaattaa